In one Patescibacteria group bacterium genomic region, the following are encoded:
- a CDS encoding inosine/xanthosine triphosphatase yields MKIVLGSKSKRKIDVVEKVFKQIFNNEEVKIVAHNAASGVPETPYNKETFDGARNRALDCQRNNKNADFCVGLESGLVERYGQVFEEAWSYIIAKNGKEYIGYSSGLTVPEYILKKMKELNMEHCDAMTVIEEEYGLSNDTWGSYSGGIILREISLEESLRNALIQTLSYEKSFYNL; encoded by the coding sequence ATGAAAATTGTTTTAGGGTCAAAAAGTAAAAGAAAAATTGATGTTGTTGAGAAAGTTTTTAAGCAAATTTTCAATAATGAGGAAGTGAAGATTGTGGCCCACAACGCGGCTTCCGGAGTTCCTGAAACACCCTATAATAAAGAGACGTTTGACGGGGCAAGAAATCGCGCCCTTGATTGCCAAAGAAATAATAAAAATGCTGATTTTTGCGTTGGACTCGAGAGTGGATTGGTTGAAAGGTATGGACAGGTTTTTGAAGAAGCATGGAGTTATATTATTGCAAAAAATGGCAAAGAATACATTGGGTATTCAAGTGGATTAACGGTACCCGAATATATATTGAAAAAAATGAAAGAACTTAATATGGAGCATTGTGATGCCATGACGGTAATCGAAGAAGAATATGGTCTCTCAAATGACACATGGGGAAGTTATTCGGGGGGTATTATTTTACGTGAAATAAGTCTTGAAGAATCTTTACGAAATGCCTTAATTCAGACCCTGTCATATGAAAAAAGTTTTTATAATCTATAG
- a CDS encoding NUDIX hydrolase, translating to MLNNNQIQRITTKAIIYRDGKILFVKDSKGKWELPGGKIDFGEKPEDTLKRELNEELGFNEVKVGGIVHAWTFSVESGGADYQFVLLNYECFTDEEEIKCSDEHVEYKWVLLDEVNDLDMRDGYKDTIKKYRELKNL from the coding sequence GTGTTAAATAATAATCAAATTCAAAGGATAACTACTAAGGCTATTATCTATCGTGACGGTAAGATACTTTTTGTTAAGGATAGTAAGGGGAAGTGGGAACTGCCTGGGGGAAAAATTGATTTTGGCGAAAAACCGGAAGATACTCTTAAGAGAGAACTTAACGAAGAGCTCGGTTTTAATGAAGTAAAAGTCGGAGGTATTGTTCATGCTTGGACTTTCTCAGTTGAATCCGGTGGCGCTGATTATCAATTTGTCTTACTAAATTACGAATGCTTTACAGATGAAGAAGAAATAAAGTGCAGTGATGAGCATGTAGAATATAAATGGGTATTATTGGATGAGGTTAATGATTTGGATATGAGGGATGGTTATAAAGATACTATAAAAAAATACAGGGAATTAAAAAACCTTTAA
- a CDS encoding AAA family ATPase translates to MIKSERIAKKINDNIQAWSKDYAKLIIAIDGYAGSGKTTVADFIAKRNPDVLVIHLDDFINHWKVRKKMIDRAKDKSQVFEYKWYRYDELEKLVTNFKTENKGILKVKTYDYDKNDLGSLREFDLSKKILVIDGIFLFHPKHKISKIWDKTIYLDVDFAEADKRRISREKKKWGKSYIPESHPDNWTRYYKEAYNRYIKKYKTQKSCDLIFRI, encoded by the coding sequence ATGATAAAATCGGAACGAATAGCCAAGAAGATAAATGACAATATACAAGCTTGGTCAAAAGATTATGCTAAACTTATAATAGCTATTGATGGCTACGCCGGTTCCGGTAAGACGACCGTAGCTGACTTTATCGCCAAGAGAAATCCTGATGTGCTAGTAATCCACCTGGATGATTTTATCAATCATTGGAAAGTTAGAAAAAAGATGATCGATAGAGCAAAAGATAAATCGCAGGTTTTTGAATATAAATGGTATCGTTATGACGAACTTGAAAAGTTGGTTACTAATTTCAAAACAGAAAATAAAGGGATATTAAAGGTGAAGACTTATGATTATGATAAAAATGACCTCGGCTCATTAAGGGAGTTTGATTTGTCAAAGAAAATTTTAGTTATTGACGGAATTTTCCTTTTTCATCCGAAGCACAAAATAAGTAAAATATGGGACAAGACGATTTATCTTGATGTTGACTTCGCTGAAGCTGATAAAAGAAGAATAAGCAGAGAAAAGAAAAAATGGGGCAAGAGTTATATTCCAGAGAGCCATCCGGACAATTGGACAAGGTATTATAAGGAGGCTTACAATAGGTATATAAAAAAATATAAAACA